Within Crassostrea angulata isolate pt1a10 chromosome 2, ASM2561291v2, whole genome shotgun sequence, the genomic segment ACCTTAATCACTTTAGTCAACAGATTACTACCAGGGGTTACCTTATGAAGCACAAACGCATATTTTGTCCTTCTGTCATGTGCTGACTAGCACTCTACACCAATATATGGTACCACCCTTGATAATGTTGCTGAATCTTTTGAGGCCAAACACAGAGTTACATGTCAAGCAGAAGCAAGAAGAAATGTGTTTACAGAGAACTACACAGAACAGAGAATTTGAACCAGGACAGTCGGTAATGATGCGTGATTATCGTGGGAAGGATAAATGGATTCCGGGAATGATTGCTCAAAGAACTGGACCTGTTTCCTATCGAGTGCAAGTGGACCCTTCAACACAGTGGAGGAGGCATGCAGATCAGATTGTAACATCACAGATTCCAATCATGTTACCAGATGTCGAGATACCTGAGCCGAGTGTTTTAAGTTCAGTTTCAATGGACAATTGGGCAGAGCAGTTAAAGACGCCAAACAGCAGATCTTTACCGTCGGTTTTATCGGACAGTGCGAGGAGATCAACTCCGTTGGTTAAACCTACTATTGCGAAAAACATGGAGTCTAGTCTGTCTACACCGCTGAAATCAACAACACCCATCCAGTCCGAGAGACGTTACCCGTTACGTACCCGTCAACCAAAAATCCTGGAAGATTATGTATACTCCAAGTAACTCTGCGAAACCCCAAACAAATTTGTTATTTAGTTTAAGTTTTAAGTTGTACTGTGTTTTGGGGCATAATAATCCCATGTGCAACTTACAGGAACCATGAGGTTTCCTTGCAATTAATCCTAGTCAAGAAAGTTTGTATTTTGTATGTATCTTTATTTACATGCTAAGGTCATAATGCATGTGTATTATAGTAAgcctttgtttatatatatataaaatggaaaattattGAGAACTTGCTATGCAATAACAATAAACACACACAACCAACAATATCTGACAGTTAGCATAAGTAATATTGTATAATGAACATGTATGTACATCATTCTTAAGGAGGGAGAAGATGTTATAACCAGAATGTTTACATGCTCGGTTCTATACGTTGTTTATGTCATGCGCATGGatacataataataaagtaGTTCCAAGATGGCAGCCTCTGTGTATTCCATGTGTTATAGTGCTAGGGCGAATATGTAACAAATCACATCCACTGTATTAACTCTAGACATAATCAAGTTTTGGTATACTAATATGTCTAACTTTTATAAGTGTGGAAAATGATCAGTATACTGCTAAATGTATCTGGtgtgaaataaaatacaaaccCAAATCAGGGTAGCCGATTCATCTAAAATGATCACATGATCAAAAGTCCTTGCAGATCACATGATCTAAAGTCCTGGCAAAATTAGCTTGAAAATGGGGATCGCAATGCTAGCACGGACGATCCTGCTTTTAAGCACgctaaatttcaatttttgccAAGGTGCAAAATGTTACCCATGTCTACCCCGGCATGGAATCTACAGGTGTAATTTCCCACATTTTAAATCGTGTGTAATTATAAGAGGACAGCCGGACATGCGGGACATTTCATTATTTGACTGTGACGTCAAAATGTTGAAGATTGAGTGGCCACACACCGGTCCACTTTTTTGGGACCGCTTTAACAACATTTGTAAGGGtaagtgtaattatatatattggAAATATTTTCCTCTATAATGTTGAATGGAAATCTCCGGAAAGGAGATCAACCGCGTGATCAAAGGGCCCATAGGAAAAAAGAGCAACAATTGACTTCTACACGGATGATTTTTTTATGCATCGAATTAAATGGGGAACGTCAATACATTATTCAAATATAACATCGGCGATTTTCGCTCCTTCACGGTGGGAAAATGTGAAATAGATTAAGTCACGTGACTTTTAACGTCAAAAAGATTGGCCAATCGAGtcaatatactttttttttaggcGCGTCGCTATCAGCGATGTAGCCTCATTGCTGTCAGCCCGCTTCTCTCGGCTTATATACAAGCGGCGTCATAGAATTTAAGTATCAATGCGCCAATAAATATATAGTGCCGTTTCGATTGTTACGTATACGGTATTTTCAATCAGGAACATATCGTCTGTATTCGtttcaaaaatatcaacaaatcattACAACAGATATCTCCTTTACACATTGAAAAAACATCAACATCaatgaaagaacaaaacaaagattaatACGCAGATGAGATAGCCAACCGACGAGCTAATTTGCATAACAACAGTTCGTACTTCAGTTTAAAAGCGGTGTCGTTAATTGTTCGAATATCGgaggtaaaaaatgtaattttttcgtacatgaaatatttatattataacgAGAGAAAGGGACAGTCTTCCTATAGCTAGGAATAGATTTCGTATTTTATCACTTGTTAAAACGAATAAGACGATGTCCAACTGAATGAGGAAAAGCGCGCCACCTTGCGGAGCACCTTGCAGAGAGAGAAACACCAACTAGCTAACAGTGACCAAGAAGAGACGAAACAAGAGAATCAACGAGAGTATATAGACGTCGTGAATATTGCCACAGTAAGTAGGATTTATTGTCTGTTTTGTATATATACTGGGCgatttatatgtataattgttttgctttaaacGCGCAAGCATCACTGATTTAGATTATATATAAAACGTTTCTTGCGTGGATCTTCTGTTTTGTTTGGAGAaacaatttatatcattaatgcACGTGTGAAGTTATATACGACTGTTTATAAGTTTTCGGAAAACgaagtttaaaattgaatttacacTGAAAAAAGTCTTCTTTTGCACACGACCCGTAGTTGGACGCGGGTCTTTTTGCACACGACCAGTGACCTTTGGTCAGTGGATACAGCGCACAGCCCAAGTTACGTAATCTTATTTAACGTTTTTGCACACGGGACAGAGACTGGCTGCCCAGCGCCAGTTCACGCACATCAGAGACAATTTTTAACGTTTTATTGGTGAATATATATGCAAAGTAAAAATAGTTAAATTGTGCGTGAATTTTTGTTAAGATTAAAATATCGGGGATAAATTAAGAATTTCTGGAAAATTGAAAAGTGTACTTTTTGAATTTGCATTGGAGTTGTCAAAAAGAGATTATTACTTACTTTTACTGGAGATGACCTAATTATTTGGAACTGGAGATGAAACTTTGCATAGAACTTGGAGTTTACAAGTAATAATATTTCACTGGAGATAGAGATTAAAGATTACTATTGTATTAAAGATAGTTTGAAATACAAGAACTATATAGAAAGAACACTGGAGTTGAAACTTTGCATAGGCTGGAGTTAAAACTTTGCATAAAACTTGGAGTTCACTAGTAGACAATGTTTTCACTGGAGatacatataatacaaaaagataaCTATTGTATCGACACACCTATCTTAATATAATTAGTTTGAAATACAAGAATTGATTTAGAAAGAACCCTAGAGTTTATGCCTCAATTCTGattaacaaatttattattAACATACTGTCATGAGCATTGGCATAGCTGATTGGCGCATGAGGATTGGGTGCTTTTTGCCTTCAAGTAAGGATTCACATTCTTTAAGCTGTTTAAGATGTAAGGCATTTATACATTCAATGTAAAGAGGTATCTCTTGCTGTGCTCTATTTTATTGCTGTTGTCTGGGGATGTTGAAATGAATCCGGGTCCGGAATTGTACAACATTGTTTTCCTGTTCAAGGAAACATACATCAAGGCAGTTCTTTGTTTTATGGGTCAGATTCAGTTGGTAGACAATGCGTACCCTGTTGTATAATCTTTTTCGCAGTTA encodes:
- the LOC128172801 gene encoding uncharacterized protein LOC128172801, with amino-acid sequence MVPPLIMLLNLLRPNTELHVKQKQEEMCLQRTTQNREFEPGQSVMMRDYRGKDKWIPGMIAQRTGPVSYRVQVDPSTQWRRHADQIVTSQIPIMLPDVEIPEPSVLSSVSMDNWAEQLKTPNSRSLPSVLSDSARRSTPLVKPTIAKNMESSLSTPLKSTTPIQSERRYPLRTRQPKILEDYVYSK